Genomic DNA from Lactococcus garvieae:
TCCATCGTGGCAAGTAGATAGCTGTAACAATGATACCCGCTATCGCACAGAGCCAGACAACGGCTAACATGCCCCAGCCTAACCAGTTTCCAAGTGTGACGAGACAGTAAGGCGTGTAAGTACCCGCAATCAGGAGGAAAATTCCGCTGTGATCAAATACTTGAAAAACCTTTTGGGCCCGTGTAAAATAAAGACTATGAGCTAGGGTAGAAAACAAGAAAAGCAAGACAAGGGAAGTGCCGTAGATGGTAAAGGCTACTATCTGTATAGGTGAGTTATTAGACACTCCTTTAAGTATAAGTAAGACCAGTCCAGCAATGGCTAAACCTGTTCCTAGTCCATGTGTAACAGCATTGAAGACCTCATTGACAATTTGATAAGAGCGCGACATTGGCTTTTCCATTGTTTCCTTCTTTCTATCCAATTTCCTTTTGCTTTTTAAAATCAAAATATCTTTAAATTTTAAAAAAGAGCATTAGCGAAATTGACGTACATTTGGTATAATATTAATATATATTACCATAGATTGTATAGAAAAGAAATCGAAGTCTTTTTATTTTGATTTGGAGAAATTATGACAATTAAAATTGTGACAGATTCATCAATAACTATTGAACCAGAATTAGTAGAAGAGCTTAATATAACTGTAGTACCACTGTCTGTAACCATTGAAGAAACAACCTATCTTGATACAGATTTGTCATTGGACTCTTTTATGGATAAAATGAAGGGCTCAAAAGCTTTACCTAAAACAAGTCAACCACCCGTTGGCGTTTTTGCAGAAAAATATGAAGAAATTGCAAGTGAAGAAGATGCGATTATTTCTATCCACATCACTGAAAGTTTAAGTGGAACTGTCCAAGCAGCACGCCAAGGAGCAATGCTTTCTGGTCGTGATGTCACTGTCCTTGATAGCGATTTTACTGACCAAGCTTTGAAATTTCAAGTTC
This window encodes:
- the trhA gene encoding PAQR family membrane homeostasis protein TrhA — translated: MEKPMSRSYQIVNEVFNAVTHGLGTGLAIAGLVLLILKGVSNNSPIQIVAFTIYGTSLVLLFLFSTLAHSLYFTRAQKVFQVFDHSGIFLLIAGTYTPYCLVTLGNWLGWGMLAVVWLCAIAGIIVTAIYLPRWNTVPRGSTILYIVMGWVILFAIYPLWQLLPAFGFWFLVGGGVIYSVGAIIYRYKFPFAHVIWHLFVLGAALLMWFSIYGYVGS